Below is a window of Flavobacterium cyclinae DNA.
GGATGTTTTTAAATAATCGAAAAACAAACCGCCAATTCCCCTTGCTTCATTGCGATGTGCATTCCAGAAATACTCGTCACATTTCTTTTTATAGTTCGGATAAAATTCAGGATTATGTTTATCGCAAGCATTTTTGCAGGTTTGATGAAAGTGTTTGGCATCTTCTTCAAACAGATAATACGGAGTTAAATCTTGTCCGCCACCAAACCATTGGTTTATGATTTCTCCATTCTCATTGTACATTTCAAAATAACGCCAATTAGCATGAACCGTTGGCACCATAGGGTTTTTAGGATGAATCACCAAACTTAATCCGCAAGCGAAAAAATCAGCTTCTCCTACACCAAACATTTTTTGCATGGTATCGGGTAGTTTGCCATGAACAGCCGAAATATTTACACCGCCTTTTTCAAAAACCTTTCCGTTTTCAATAACGCGTGTTCGACCGCCACCGCCTTCTGGTCGTTCCCAAATATCTTCACGAAATTGGGTGCCACCATCAATATTTTCTAATCCTTTGCAGATTTGATCTTGTAGGTTTTGTATGTAGGTGTAGA
It encodes the following:
- the hemF gene encoding oxygen-dependent coproporphyrinogen oxidase — translated: MKNKFYTYIQNLQDQICKGLENIDGGTQFREDIWERPEGGGGRTRVIENGKVFEKGGVNISAVHGKLPDTMQKMFGVGEADFFACGLSLVIHPKNPMVPTVHANWRYFEMYNENGEIINQWFGGGQDLTPYYLFEEDAKHFHQTCKNACDKHNPEFYPNYKKKCDEYFWNAHRNEARGIGGLFFDYLKTSEEMSMENWYNFVTEVGNSFLQAYVPIVEKRKDLSYTEANRTWQEIRRGRYVEFNLVHDKGTLFGLKTNGRIESILMSLPPHVQWVYDHHPEKGSEEEKLLKILAKPIEWV